The segment AAAGATTGATGTTCAAACTATTGTGCCTGAGGCTGCCCTTCCCTACAATAAGATTACTAATAATCAAGTTTCTAATCAAAATGTGGATATACTAAAACTTGAGGGCTACCGTGTTGATAACTTTAGTATGATAACTTTTCCTGTTCTTGGTAAAATTAGTGTTGATGGTTTGAGTGAGAATGATATAGAATCTAAAATTACTTCTTTACTTTTAGATGGAAACCATTTAACTAATCCTACTGTAAAAGTAAGAAGATTAAATTCTAAGTTCACAATCTTAGGCGAGGTTAGGAATCCAGGTACATTTTCTTATTTTGATCAAAACCTAAATATTTTCCAAGCACTAGGGTATGCTGGAGACTTAACTATAGATGGTAAAAGAAAAGATGTTAAATTGATTAGAGAAGAAAATGGCGTTCGAGAGATCTATAATATAGAATTAACCCAAACTGAATTATTGAACAGGCCGATTTACTACATTAGAAATAATGATGTAATCATTGTTAATCCTTCATTCAGTAAAGTTAAAAGTGCTGGTTTTATAGGTAGTCCAGCTTCAGTTGCTTCTATTGCTTCTTTATTACTTAGTATTACCTTATTAATAACAAACAATTAAAAATGAATCAATCACCTAATTTTGATTTTAATCATTTAGAGTCAGAAGATAATTTTGATTTTAAAAAGGAGTTTTTTAAGTACCTCTATTTTTGGAAATATTTTGTTGGAGCAACTACACTTTTTATAGTAATAGCTTTCATGTATTTAAGATATACATCCAAAGTATATAATGTAGCTGCCAAAATTAAAATTATTGATAAGAAAGAGTCTTCATTGGAATTACCTACGGCTTCAGAATTATTTTCTAATTCTAAAATCAATTTGGAAAATGAGATAGAAGTTATTAAATCTTACCCAATACTTAGTCAAGTTGTAGAGAATAAAAATCTTCATACTTCTGTTATTTCAATTGGAGATATAATGCAGTCATTGACTATTGAATATCCTTTTGAGATAAGTCTTAACTTTCCCATTGATAGTTTGTCAAAATCTAGTTACAGATTGAATATGATAGCTGATGGTTTTGAAATTATTGATTTTAGTAATGATTCAAAAAAGTATGTATTTAAAGGAGTATCTACCTACAATTTTAAACATGATTTACCTTTTGAAATCTTCAATTTTGATAGAGAGCAGTACATTAATTATGATAATGAAGGGTATGAAATTCAATTTTCATCTGTAGATGAAATGGTTGCTTCCCTTAAAAAATCAATTCAAATTTCTCAAGTTGGTAAAGAAAGTGATATCATACAATTAGAATTTAAATCAACGAATTCCGATTATTCTGAAATAGTACTTAATGAACTAATTGATGTGTTTAATAATGATGGTATTCAGGATCGTCAACTGATTCATAAAAGAACCATTGATTTTGTTAACGAAAGGTACGCATACCTTTCTATGGAACTTGATTCTATAGAAATTACTAAGCAGCTTTATAAAGTAGATAATGATTTAGTCGATTTATCGGCTAATTCTGCCATATCTTTAGAGCAGAGTTATAAATCTCAAGAAAATATTTTTTCTATTGAAAATCAAATCTCTCTCACTAACTTATTAATTACTACCTTGAATGATAGCGAGCTAGAATTGTTGCCTGCTAATATTGGTATTGAAAATGGAGAAATTAATTCACTAATTTTAGATTACAATTCAAATATTCTAGAACGTAAAAAGCTTATCCTAAGTGCTGGGCAGAACAATCCATCTATCAAGCAATTGGCTAATGTGTTAACTGATGGTCGTTCAAATATTATTTTTTCATTACGCAATTACCTTAATCAGTTAGAAAGTACTAAGCAAAAGCTTTCAAGACAGTCAGCAAAATTTGATATTCAAGTATCCAATCTACCAGAAAAAGAAAAGATTTTAAGAGCAATAGAAAGAAATCAACAGATTAAAGAGGCCTTGTATTTATTTTTATTACAAAAAAGAGAAGAGTCAGAAGTGAGTTATGCCGTTACGGAGCCCAGTGTTAAAGTTGTTGAGTACGCTATATCAAATAATTTACCAATCTCTCCAAAAGCAAACATTATTTACTTAGGTGCGCTTTTATTAGGCTTGTTATTGCCTTTCGGTACATTGTATTTGATGTTTTTGTTTAATACTAAATTATATTCTAAAGACGATTTAGAAGACTTAAAAATTAATGCCCCTGTAATTGCTGAAATTCCTGAAATAGATGCTACATACAAACTTTTACAATCATCAAATGAAAGAAGTACTTTGGCCGAGTCATTTAGGATATTGTCCTCCAATTTAAATTTTATTATTCCTAAAAAAATTGAAGGAGGTAAGGTAATCATATCTACATCCACTATTAAGGGAGAGGGAAAGACATTTACAGCCTTAAATCTAGCTTTAACTTATTCCTCATTGAACAAAAAGGTATTGCTTATAGGTGCAGATTTACATAACCCTCAAATTCATAAATACTTAAATTTAGAAAAGTCTGTTTCTGGATTGACAAACTATTTATTAGATAATAATTTCGATTGGAAAAGTACTTTAGTAAAAGCCAATACAGATTTAAATTGTGATATTATGTTAGGAGGGGTTATTCCACCAAACCCCGCACAACTTTTAACAAATGGAAATTTTGATAAGTTAATTGATGAGGCAAAATCGATATATGATTATGTTATAATTGACACTCCTCCTTCATTATTAGTTTCTGATACAATAAGTATGACACACCTTTCTGATGTAGTCTTATTTGTTGCTAGATGTAATCATACTGATAAAGAAGTTCTTAATTTTATTAAGGATACCATAGATTCTGGAAAAGTCAAAAATATAGGACTTGTCTTAAATGGCTTAGGTGCTACAAATAGCTATGGCTATGGATATGCCTATAATTATAGTTATAAATACGGCTACGGCTATAAATACTCCTATAATTATGGTTACGGCTATGGTTATGAATCAGATGATGGAGATAAATCTACATCATAAGATATCATATTATGAAAAGTTAA is part of the Flavobacteriales bacterium genome and harbors:
- a CDS encoding polysaccharide biosynthesis/export family protein, with protein sequence MKNLTLTLFTVLLFGACSTKNQLIYLKDSNKYDTFSKIDHSLHKNLIKPGDILKIDVQTIVPEAALPYNKITNNQVSNQNVDILKLEGYRVDNFSMITFPVLGKISVDGLSENDIESKITSLLLDGNHLTNPTVKVRRLNSKFTILGEVRNPGTFSYFDQNLNIFQALGYAGDLTIDGKRKDVKLIREENGVREIYNIELTQTELLNRPIYYIRNNDVIIVNPSFSKVKSAGFIGSPASVASIASLLLSITLLITNN
- a CDS encoding polysaccharide biosynthesis tyrosine autokinase, with protein sequence MNQSPNFDFNHLESEDNFDFKKEFFKYLYFWKYFVGATTLFIVIAFMYLRYTSKVYNVAAKIKIIDKKESSLELPTASELFSNSKINLENEIEVIKSYPILSQVVENKNLHTSVISIGDIMQSLTIEYPFEISLNFPIDSLSKSSYRLNMIADGFEIIDFSNDSKKYVFKGVSTYNFKHDLPFEIFNFDREQYINYDNEGYEIQFSSVDEMVASLKKSIQISQVGKESDIIQLEFKSTNSDYSEIVLNELIDVFNNDGIQDRQLIHKRTIDFVNERYAYLSMELDSIEITKQLYKVDNDLVDLSANSAISLEQSYKSQENIFSIENQISLTNLLITTLNDSELELLPANIGIENGEINSLILDYNSNILERKKLILSAGQNNPSIKQLANVLTDGRSNIIFSLRNYLNQLESTKQKLSRQSAKFDIQVSNLPEKEKILRAIERNQQIKEALYLFLLQKREESEVSYAVTEPSVKVVEYAISNNLPISPKANIIYLGALLLGLLLPFGTLYLMFLFNTKLYSKDDLEDLKINAPVIAEIPEIDATYKLLQSSNERSTLAESFRILSSNLNFIIPKKIEGGKVIISTSTIKGEGKTFTALNLALTYSSLNKKVLLIGADLHNPQIHKYLNLEKSVSGLTNYLLDNNFDWKSTLVKANTDLNCDIMLGGVIPPNPAQLLTNGNFDKLIDEAKSIYDYVIIDTPPSLLVSDTISMTHLSDVVLFVARCNHTDKEVLNFIKDTIDSGKVKNIGLVLNGLGATNSYGYGYAYNYSYKYGYGYKYSYNYGYGYGYESDDGDKSTS